In Candidatus Chlorohelix allophototropha, one DNA window encodes the following:
- a CDS encoding mucoidy inhibitor MuiA family protein, with protein MSESNEAVESIKSVETRISEVTVYTSQALVTRRGKVSLSGSEKELVVSDLPSTIQTESFRAGGTGTVAVRLLGVRSEYAYTTEPVGAKLAELTHRLEELETRKQETQSRLDTLEMQRSFVENLSQHTVEEFSKGLARSRVGLEEVRNLLGFIGEQRTGYEATLQKEELANRELDKQIEVLRAEINRISIPRARESYKLVVSIETAGEGEFELEVSYMVSRAGWTPLYDLRVSNAGDKVNLSYLAEVQQSSGEEWQGVRLTLSTAKPALGTLPPRLSPWYLDSYRPSPPRTFQAMAPQAMVMAAPSPKQFSEESTGAYAFADLAEPLPEFKAASVSAEVASEGGVVTFRLERDSNIPSDGAPHKTTIFNEDFPARIEFISIPKLVSFAYLQATVTNRAVGVTLLPGKANIFRENTFVGTTMLENIAPGQEFKLNLGIDEGLKIERELVEREVDKKFIGGQRRTTFGYRISITNLREQETTLRLTEQIPVSRNEQIKVRLIKATPQIQPGEMGVLEWVLALQPQAKREVSYQFTVEHPTDLNVTGLSV; from the coding sequence ATGTCTGAATCCAACGAAGCCGTAGAGTCCATCAAATCGGTAGAAACGCGCATCTCTGAAGTGACCGTTTACACCTCCCAAGCGTTGGTAACACGGCGTGGCAAGGTGAGCCTGAGCGGTAGCGAAAAAGAGTTGGTAGTAAGCGATCTGCCCAGCACCATTCAAACCGAATCATTCCGAGCAGGCGGAACGGGAACAGTAGCAGTACGCTTGCTCGGAGTACGCAGCGAATATGCCTATACCACCGAGCCTGTAGGTGCAAAACTTGCCGAATTAACCCACCGCCTCGAGGAACTGGAAACTCGCAAGCAGGAAACTCAGAGCAGGCTCGATACTCTGGAAATGCAACGCAGCTTTGTTGAAAACCTTAGCCAACACACCGTCGAAGAATTTTCCAAAGGACTAGCGCGTAGCCGGGTTGGATTGGAGGAAGTGCGCAATTTGCTAGGTTTCATAGGAGAGCAACGCACTGGCTATGAAGCTACCCTGCAAAAAGAGGAATTGGCTAACCGGGAACTGGATAAACAAATCGAAGTATTACGAGCGGAGATAAACCGAATTAGTATTCCCCGTGCGCGTGAGAGCTACAAACTTGTAGTTTCAATTGAGACGGCGGGCGAAGGCGAGTTTGAACTAGAAGTCTCGTATATGGTCAGTCGCGCCGGATGGACACCGCTATACGATTTACGAGTCAGCAACGCCGGAGATAAAGTAAATCTGAGTTACCTTGCCGAAGTGCAGCAGAGCAGCGGCGAAGAGTGGCAGGGGGTGCGGCTTACCCTTTCTACCGCCAAACCCGCATTGGGAACACTCCCACCTCGCCTCAGCCCGTGGTATCTCGATAGCTATCGCCCAAGCCCACCACGCACCTTTCAGGCAATGGCTCCCCAAGCAATGGTTATGGCTGCGCCATCACCCAAGCAATTTTCTGAAGAGTCGACAGGCGCATATGCATTTGCAGATTTGGCAGAACCTTTGCCCGAATTTAAGGCGGCAAGTGTCTCCGCAGAAGTTGCCAGCGAGGGGGGCGTAGTGACCTTCCGACTCGAACGGGATAGTAACATCCCTTCAGATGGCGCACCGCACAAAACCACCATTTTCAACGAAGATTTCCCTGCTCGTATCGAATTTATCAGTATTCCCAAGTTGGTCAGCTTCGCCTATCTACAAGCAACAGTTACCAATCGAGCAGTGGGCGTTACCTTACTACCCGGTAAAGCCAACATCTTCCGCGAGAATACTTTCGTAGGCACAACCATGCTGGAAAATATCGCACCCGGTCAGGAATTCAAGCTCAATCTGGGTATTGACGAAGGCCTGAAAATTGAGCGTGAGTTGGTAGAGCGCGAAGTGGATAAGAAGTTCATCGGCGGACAGCGTCGTACCACTTTTGGATACCGCATCAGCATAACCAATTTGCGCGAACAGGAAACGACCTTGCGCCTAACTGAACAAATTCCGGTCAGCCGCAACGAGCAAATCAAGGTGCGTCTGATTAAAGCCACCCCGCAAATCCAACCCGGTGAAATGGGCGTGCTGGAATGGGTTTTGGCTCTGCAACCGCAAGCCAAACGCGAAGTGAGCTACCAATTCACGGTTGAGCATCCCACAGATTTGAATGTTACAGGCTTGAGCGTCTAA
- a CDS encoding ferritin-like domain-containing protein, with protein sequence MWQERLGYLQDVYRITGRRFGYFVANVANGSLTNRLNAPSSSSALWNLEYEPDFAKGRKLYDLAKLKGWNPETDIEWDKITSSDQPLMRDEYWGAASMGLTEVLTEEETLELNRYDLGWIISQLMHGEQGSLLICAQLVDMRPDMDGKLFLASQVMDEARHTEVFRHYLDSLKVVPPDVNIKFIIDSLLGTANWYKKAIGMLILIEGYAMGVFSYVKRATLDPCLLQILDFVMQDEGRHVGFGIESIAEEVRDMLVDERQELEDYAYSLCRTLFFGRERGGFRSQLNKYWEMSQGRTGLTRAEFEHKVYNSSAMIEFQHDTFYNHLATNLDRTGLFSERVKPKYRELGLPV encoded by the coding sequence ATGTGGCAAGAACGTTTGGGATATTTGCAAGATGTCTATCGAATAACCGGGCGAAGGTTCGGTTATTTCGTGGCAAATGTGGCGAATGGTTCGTTAACCAACCGCCTGAATGCGCCTAGTTCAAGTAGCGCACTTTGGAATCTGGAATACGAACCAGATTTCGCTAAAGGACGCAAGCTCTATGACCTAGCAAAACTCAAAGGTTGGAATCCGGAAACCGACATAGAGTGGGATAAAATTACCTCATCAGACCAACCCTTGATGCGAGATGAATATTGGGGAGCGGCTTCGATGGGACTCACCGAAGTGCTGACTGAGGAAGAAACACTGGAACTGAATCGCTACGACTTAGGTTGGATTATCAGCCAACTAATGCATGGTGAGCAAGGTTCGTTATTGATTTGTGCGCAACTGGTGGATATGCGCCCCGATATGGACGGGAAGTTATTTCTGGCAAGCCAAGTTATGGATGAGGCGCGCCATACTGAGGTTTTCCGTCATTATCTGGATAGCCTCAAAGTAGTACCGCCCGATGTTAATATCAAGTTCATCATTGATAGTTTGCTTGGCACGGCTAACTGGTATAAGAAAGCCATCGGTATGCTCATCTTGATAGAAGGCTATGCGATGGGTGTCTTTAGTTATGTAAAGCGAGCTACACTCGACCCCTGTTTATTGCAAATACTCGATTTTGTGATGCAGGATGAGGGGCGGCATGTAGGTTTTGGCATTGAAAGTATTGCCGAAGAAGTACGCGATATGCTGGTGGATGAGCGGCAAGAACTGGAAGATTACGCCTACAGCCTTTGTCGCACTCTCTTTTTCGGACGAGAACGAGGCGGATTCCGCAGCCAGTTAAATAAATACTGGGAGATGTCGCAAGGGCGTACCGGACTAACCCGCGCCGAATTTGAGCATAAAGTTTATAACAGCAGCGCAATGATAGAGTTCCAGCACGATACTTTTTACAACCACCTCGCCACGAATCTAGATAGAACCGGACTATTCAGCGAACGAGTTAAGCCCAAATACCGGGAATTAGGCTTGCCTGTGTAG
- a CDS encoding glycosyltransferase, translating into MLLYQIIVTAPIVYMLLVLVVNFFTLRALGSYGYNRRFSAADAALISVLVPARNEAGNIARCIRSLLNQDYPNLEIIVLDDGSDDATVAILESIAREDFSHRLRLVSGQELPEGWLGKNWACYQLYHYAEGDYLLFTDADTVHGVRSVSSAISALEKNEADFLSIFPRQETDSLAERLAIPLMMMYLIGLLPTWMVSRSPRPSISAANGQYMFFTRNVYEQIGGHAAVKNIVLEDVIMARRIKQAGYKVILPDGTDSVSCRMYRNIFEVWQGFSKNLFAFFNYKVRWLGLFLLLNILAYIGPYFWLLAGWVTGQPASVEWLWLPIAQILMTWIIRFGVSLRFGFRVLDIILHPLSIIYMVIIGINSVRWRKRGVQWKGRVYSPEMH; encoded by the coding sequence TTGTTACTCTACCAAATCATCGTCACAGCGCCTATAGTATATATGCTATTGGTGTTGGTGGTAAACTTCTTTACCTTACGTGCGCTGGGTTCTTACGGCTACAACAGACGTTTTTCGGCAGCGGATGCTGCGCTGATTTCGGTGTTGGTTCCAGCGCGAAATGAAGCCGGAAATATTGCGCGTTGTATTCGCTCTTTGCTGAATCAGGATTATCCCAACCTTGAAATTATTGTGCTGGATGACGGCAGCGATGATGCTACCGTAGCAATCCTTGAGAGCATTGCCCGTGAAGATTTTTCTCACCGTTTACGTCTTGTTAGTGGGCAGGAATTACCGGAAGGGTGGCTTGGCAAAAACTGGGCATGTTACCAGCTTTATCATTATGCCGAAGGGGATTATCTGCTTTTCACCGATGCAGATACTGTTCACGGAGTACGCTCAGTTTCCAGCGCAATTTCGGCGCTTGAAAAAAACGAGGCGGATTTTCTAAGCATTTTCCCACGACAGGAAACTGATTCATTAGCCGAGCGTCTGGCAATCCCGCTAATGATGATGTACCTGATTGGGTTATTACCTACCTGGATGGTGAGTCGTAGTCCACGCCCTTCAATCAGCGCCGCCAACGGTCAATATATGTTCTTTACCCGGAATGTTTATGAGCAAATCGGCGGACATGCGGCGGTAAAAAATATCGTGCTGGAAGATGTCATCATGGCACGACGAATCAAGCAAGCCGGATACAAAGTTATATTACCGGATGGTACCGATTCAGTCTCCTGTCGGATGTATCGCAACATCTTTGAAGTATGGCAGGGCTTTAGTAAAAATCTTTTCGCCTTTTTTAACTATAAAGTTCGGTGGTTAGGACTTTTCCTGCTATTAAATATTTTGGCGTATATAGGACCATATTTCTGGCTGTTGGCAGGTTGGGTCACGGGGCAACCGGCATCCGTAGAGTGGTTATGGCTGCCAATCGCGCAAATATTAATGACCTGGATTATCCGATTTGGGGTGTCATTGCGATTCGGTTTCAGAGTACTTGATATTATCCTGCATCCCCTCTCAATAATTTATATGGTTATTATCGGAATTAATTCGGTGCGCTGGAGAAAACGTGGTGTTCAGTGGAAAGGCAGGGTTTATTCCCCTGAAATGCATTAA
- a CDS encoding ABC transporter ATP-binding protein: MQAQFLSSEQVAAPSAVIRVNSLTKRFKRTIAVDKATLEVQKGDVFGLLGPNGAGKTTIIRMLLGLIKPTDGNAEVFGLNTFQQRVEVSKRVSAIVESPALYPDLTGRDNLRAMALVAGLSHPEKKIDEVLEKMGLAARAKERFSRYSLGMKQRLCIASALLTDPDIIILDEPTNGLDPAGMAEIRQLIKELAAQGRTVFLSSHLLFEVQQVCNRVAIIQRGQIIGQGLVEELLSANSAIYIRVSQEEWEKAWYTLQAAGYAGQLRAEGYHLLVTAPATESATINRVLATAGVYASEIMSRSQTLEEYYLNLTSSNQLPAVNISGGNNIGNQ, translated from the coding sequence TTGCAAGCTCAATTTCTTAGTAGTGAACAGGTAGCCGCTCCCTCCGCCGTAATTCGAGTCAATAGCCTCACCAAGCGGTTTAAACGAACCATCGCTGTAGATAAAGCCACGCTGGAAGTACAGAAGGGCGATGTATTTGGTTTGCTCGGTCCCAATGGGGCGGGCAAAACCACGATAATCCGTATGTTGCTGGGGCTGATTAAGCCTACTGACGGCAATGCTGAGGTTTTTGGGCTAAATACTTTTCAGCAGCGAGTCGAAGTATCAAAGCGAGTTTCCGCCATAGTAGAATCTCCCGCGCTATACCCCGACCTAACTGGGCGTGATAACTTGCGGGCAATGGCGTTGGTAGCAGGGCTTTCCCACCCTGAAAAGAAAATTGATGAGGTGCTGGAGAAAATGGGTTTGGCGGCGCGGGCGAAAGAGCGTTTTTCGCGCTACTCGCTCGGCATGAAGCAACGCTTGTGCATAGCTTCTGCTCTGCTCACCGATCCCGATATTATCATACTGGATGAGCCAACTAACGGGCTTGACCCGGCAGGTATGGCTGAGATTCGTCAGTTGATTAAAGAGCTTGCTGCACAGGGTCGCACCGTATTTTTATCCAGCCATCTGTTGTTCGAGGTGCAACAGGTTTGTAACCGCGTGGCTATTATCCAGCGCGGGCAGATAATCGGGCAAGGTTTGGTGGAAGAACTACTTTCCGCCAACAGCGCGATATATATCCGGGTAAGTCAGGAAGAATGGGAAAAAGCTTGGTACACCTTGCAAGCAGCAGGCTACGCCGGGCAACTTAGGGCGGAGGGCTACCATTTGCTGGTAACAGCCCCCGCTACCGAAAGCGCAACCATAAACCGTGTGCTGGCAACTGCCGGGGTTTACGCCAGCGAGATAATGTCGCGTAGTCAAACCCTTGAGGAATATTATTTGAACCTAACCAGCTCTAATCAACTACCCGCCGTGAATATCTCAGGAGGTAACAACATTGGCAATCAATAA
- a CDS encoding acyltransferase: MLLDNQYKIKTAIHETAEVSDEAFIGIGTQIWHQCQINSGVAIGNNCVIGKGVFIDHKVLIGDNVKIQNRTSIFLEVIIENDVHIGPHVCFSNGKKILLGKTNNNNQPTLVKVGAAIGTGTIITPGVVIGAYSIVEAGSVVTQNIPDYAFFQGNPATLGGYICQCNRTLVLKEEAIWICAGCGKQYNF, encoded by the coding sequence ATGTTACTAGATAATCAATACAAAATAAAAACTGCAATCCACGAAACTGCTGAAGTTTCAGATGAAGCATTTATCGGTATAGGAACCCAAATTTGGCACCAATGCCAAATAAACTCAGGGGTTGCCATTGGCAATAATTGTGTTATCGGTAAAGGCGTTTTTATAGATCATAAGGTTCTGATTGGCGATAATGTCAAAATTCAGAATCGCACTTCAATTTTTCTTGAAGTTATTATTGAGAATGATGTACATATCGGACCGCACGTTTGCTTCAGCAACGGTAAAAAAATTCTATTAGGAAAAACCAATAATAATAATCAACCAACCTTAGTTAAGGTGGGAGCCGCTATAGGAACAGGCACAATTATTACGCCCGGTGTAGTAATTGGAGCATATTCAATTGTAGAGGCAGGTTCGGTTGTCACTCAAAATATACCCGATTATGCCTTTTTTCAAGGCAATCCTGCCACTCTAGGAGGTTATATTTGTCAGTGTAACCGAACACTAGTCCTCAAAGAGGAAGCCATCTGGATTTGTGCGGGTTGCGGCAAGCAATATAATTTTTAG
- a CDS encoding cyclase family protein produces MPKNLPSFDELPAVVGKPPRSAWGLWGDEDELGTLNLLTSERVVEAAKLVRSGDVFALNWELELPDPPFFGREKLRHQIKHKRAWVNDDVYHDFNTQSSTQWDSPSHYGNPHYHGYYNGVQEEQITGQAGTRNGIQVMARKGIAGRGVLVDFRRWATKHDIHYNPGERYEISLGALQAAASEQGVTFQTGDILLVRSGFIEWYLGLSYEQRVTVAQMPPTAVGVAQGEDTLRFLWDNHFAAVGGDTLAFEAYPRHEIHGFMHETIIGLWGMPIGEMFFLEKLAEACAADGFYEFFFTSAPLNKLGGIASPPNALAIK; encoded by the coding sequence ATGCCGAAAAATTTGCCATCTTTTGATGAACTTCCAGCAGTAGTAGGCAAACCGCCCCGCTCTGCATGGGGGCTTTGGGGTGATGAAGATGAACTCGGCACGCTTAATTTGCTTACTTCCGAACGTGTGGTAGAAGCGGCAAAACTGGTTCGTAGCGGTGACGTTTTTGCCCTGAACTGGGAACTGGAATTGCCCGATCCGCCCTTCTTTGGTCGCGAGAAGTTGCGCCATCAGATTAAACACAAACGTGCGTGGGTTAATGACGATGTGTACCACGATTTTAATACGCAATCGTCCACCCAGTGGGATAGTCCTAGCCATTACGGCAACCCTCACTATCATGGCTATTACAACGGGGTGCAAGAGGAACAGATTACCGGGCAAGCGGGGACACGTAACGGAATACAGGTGATGGCGCGAAAGGGTATTGCCGGGCGCGGCGTTCTGGTGGATTTCCGACGCTGGGCTACAAAGCATGATATTCACTATAACCCGGGCGAACGCTACGAAATATCTTTAGGGGCTTTGCAAGCGGCTGCCTCCGAACAAGGGGTGACATTTCAGACGGGCGATATATTGTTGGTGCGCTCTGGCTTTATCGAGTGGTATCTGGGCTTGAGCTATGAACAGCGCGTGACGGTGGCGCAAATGCCCCCTACTGCGGTAGGAGTAGCACAGGGCGAGGATACGTTGCGCTTCTTGTGGGACAATCACTTTGCGGCGGTAGGCGGCGATACACTTGCTTTCGAGGCATATCCACGCCACGAAATACACGGTTTCATGCATGAAACCATTATAGGGCTTTGGGGCATGCCAATCGGTGAAATGTTTTTCCTTGAGAAATTGGCAGAGGCTTGCGCCGCCGATGGGTTTTACGAGTTTTTCTTTACCTCTGCACCGCTCAACAAATTGGGAGGTATTGCTTCGCCTCCCAACGCGCTGGCAATCAAATAA
- a CDS encoding Type 1 glutamine amidotransferase-like domain-containing protein produces METGMTAGALALVGSGEYLPVMEETDRFLLNTLGNPQKAKVVLIPTASGLEAGMPARWSQLGVEHFVKIGAKVEPAMIIKREDTTRPEILHKLRDADFYYFSGGNPMYLVDTLLDTPAWEIILDRHRQGAVLAGCSAGAMAFGGFTLNMRSAFKGQSPEWMNALNVEPSLVTYPHFDRLHSFVNPTLFTAIISNAPLGVLQLGIDEDTALVRSRKDNGWEWSVMGRQSVTLFRGKDNQQIFRSGETLNLEI; encoded by the coding sequence ATGGAAACTGGTATGACTGCAGGTGCGTTAGCGCTGGTTGGGTCTGGGGAATATTTGCCCGTGATGGAAGAAACCGACCGATTTTTGCTTAATACTTTGGGTAATCCCCAAAAAGCTAAGGTTGTTTTAATTCCTACTGCTAGTGGTCTTGAAGCCGGAATGCCAGCCCGTTGGTCTCAGTTGGGCGTAGAGCATTTCGTAAAAATAGGGGCTAAAGTTGAGCCTGCTATGATTATCAAACGCGAAGATACTACCCGACCGGAAATTTTACATAAACTCCGTGATGCCGATTTCTATTATTTTTCCGGCGGCAACCCGATGTATTTAGTGGATACCCTGCTGGATACACCTGCATGGGAAATTATATTAGACCGACATCGCCAAGGGGCAGTGTTGGCAGGTTGTAGCGCTGGAGCGATGGCGTTTGGAGGTTTCACTCTCAATATGCGCTCTGCTTTTAAGGGACAATCACCGGAATGGATGAATGCGCTCAACGTAGAACCCTCGTTGGTTACATATCCCCACTTTGATCGCTTGCATAGTTTTGTTAATCCTACGCTTTTTACAGCTATTATTTCTAATGCACCTCTCGGAGTGTTGCAACTTGGCATAGATGAAGATACCGCTTTGGTACGTAGTCGCAAAGATAATGGCTGGGAGTGGTCTGTAATGGGCAGGCAAAGTGTCACTCTTTTTCGGGGTAAAGATAACCAGCAGATCTTCAGAAGTGGCGAAACTCTCAATTTGGAGATTTAA
- a CDS encoding fumarylacetoacetate hydrolase family protein, with the protein MRYLTYRRSGINRLGSLQQGYIVDVEQVAGVGDLLSLIKGGIALWDTVAEKLKSANLAELKAKGAAVLYHEGLVSAPYTNPPKNVICLGRNYYKHYLEGAVARGESGEKPPEAPIYFTKPPTSITGAFDPIPLDYEITQKYDWEVEFGVIIGVGGKKIAQENALKHVFGYTIINDLSARDVQYKHQQWFKGKGLDGSCPIGPFVVTPDELPESLHVPISLKVNGIIKQEANTGQLMFDIPTIIADLSTTMTLEPGDIISTGTPDGVGNFRNPPEYLAHRDVMETIIEGIGTMRHLIASPERVALVAAFDRARDELLQTLSLVQPQHYDLATVNPDWSVKELVAHLAGGITFAATAIQRHLDGTLVAGIQAMNERNASQVQERAVKSLQELVDELVKSHYQVADLYLSLTDEQTQTTSTMSSGAKVTIHERLQRYTNHYREHSAEIIQVIKA; encoded by the coding sequence ATGCGCTACCTGACCTATCGGCGGAGCGGTATTAACCGTCTCGGTTCTTTGCAACAGGGCTATATTGTAGATGTAGAGCAAGTTGCCGGAGTTGGCGATTTACTGTCTTTGATAAAAGGCGGGATTGCTTTGTGGGACACGGTTGCTGAGAAACTAAAGTCCGCAAATCTGGCTGAGTTAAAGGCAAAGGGCGCGGCGGTACTCTATCACGAAGGTCTGGTGTCTGCACCTTATACTAACCCGCCAAAAAATGTCATCTGCCTCGGTCGCAATTACTACAAGCATTATTTGGAAGGAGCAGTTGCGCGTGGTGAGAGTGGAGAAAAGCCCCCCGAAGCGCCTATCTATTTCACCAAACCGCCTACCAGCATAACAGGCGCTTTTGACCCCATCCCGCTTGATTATGAGATAACCCAGAAGTACGATTGGGAAGTAGAATTTGGGGTGATTATCGGGGTAGGCGGCAAGAAAATAGCCCAAGAAAATGCCCTTAAGCATGTTTTCGGCTACACTATAATTAATGACCTGAGCGCCAGAGACGTGCAATACAAACACCAGCAATGGTTTAAGGGAAAAGGTTTGGATGGCAGTTGCCCAATTGGTCCGTTTGTTGTAACCCCCGATGAACTGCCCGAATCGTTGCATGTACCTATCAGCCTCAAGGTTAATGGCATTATCAAACAGGAGGCTAACACCGGACAGTTGATGTTCGATATTCCTACTATCATTGCCGACCTTTCGACAACTATGACGCTTGAACCGGGCGATATTATTTCTACCGGGACACCGGATGGCGTGGGTAACTTCCGCAACCCGCCCGAATACTTAGCACATCGGGATGTGATGGAGACCATTATTGAGGGCATTGGCACGATGCGCCACCTGATTGCTTCCCCTGAGCGGGTGGCATTGGTAGCAGCTTTTGACAGGGCGCGGGACGAATTACTCCAGACTTTAAGTCTGGTACAACCCCAACATTATGACCTTGCCACTGTCAATCCGGATTGGTCGGTAAAAGAATTGGTGGCGCATCTGGCAGGTGGTATTACCTTTGCCGCGACCGCCATTCAGCGCCATCTCGATGGTACTCTTGTAGCCGGAATCCAAGCCATGAATGAGCGCAATGCCAGTCAGGTACAGGAACGCGCCGTAAAGAGTTTGCAAGAATTGGTGGATGAACTGGTAAAATCACACTATCAGGTTGCAGATTTATATCTTTCGCTGACTGACGAGCAAACTCAAACTACGTCAACTATGTCCAGTGGCGCAAAGGTTACTATTCATGAGCGGTTGCAGCGCTATACTAACCACTATCGAGAACATAGCGCGGAAATCATTCAGGTTATAAAAGCTTAA
- a CDS encoding Maf family protein encodes MTGKYPEINIFDKVQVILASGSPRRRELLSRLLPADNFHIIVSEVDEALHQDEDYLDYVKRLALSKAIAGGKLWFEKNEEAGRDILVIGADTIVVLDNVVFGKPRDAAQAGNFLESLSGRTHLVITGFAVITMNRQKGIERQEVSHTVSEVEFRNISAAEINWYVATGEPADKAGAYAIQGYGGALIAAVRGDYYNVVGLPLGPLIEQLRKF; translated from the coding sequence TTGACCGGAAAATATCCTGAAATCAATATATTCGATAAAGTTCAAGTTATACTCGCAAGTGGTTCTCCGCGCCGCCGTGAACTTCTGAGCAGGTTGCTTCCAGCCGATAATTTTCACATCATAGTCTCTGAAGTAGATGAAGCCTTGCACCAAGACGAAGATTATCTAGACTACGTAAAACGGTTGGCATTATCTAAAGCAATTGCCGGCGGAAAACTCTGGTTTGAAAAAAATGAAGAGGCTGGCAGAGATATACTGGTTATCGGTGCCGATACTATTGTAGTATTGGATAATGTAGTTTTTGGCAAACCGCGCGATGCAGCACAAGCCGGGAATTTTCTGGAAAGCTTGAGTGGGCGAACTCATCTGGTAATCACCGGATTTGCCGTAATCACTATGAACCGACAAAAAGGAATAGAGCGTCAAGAGGTAAGCCATACTGTGAGTGAGGTAGAATTTCGTAATATAAGCGCCGCTGAGATAAACTGGTATGTAGCAACTGGTGAACCGGCAGATAAAGCGGGCGCATACGCGATACAGGGCTACGGAGGCGCGTTAATCGCAGCGGTACGGGGTGATTATTACAATGTAGTAGGATTGCCTTTAGGTCCGCTTATAGAGCAGCTCAGAAAGTTTTGA
- a CDS encoding ABC transporter permease has translation MAINNLSRPSLINSYRHEFFKGSKLKYYRYVLLLPPLLTAVIMLIQTLVKVFGNPKLSPSSLTNLNDVYGLGLEGSVAFASGTLTPLYGVFSLLLIIGCALMVSNEYRWNTMKVLATRQPDRMRLVLSKWFFCFTFILCATVSFMLCWLLYIPFTRYFFDQPFTITASDWADFGGGLKYFALQGLLAFIYSSLAIALTFQFKSVVAGIIVYFVYNSIDASLSSLSTVAINENFNPDGIFGILAAILKFINPFLLNSNFNRIIMQETTFLGSTTGMPIPNEQIVISNPVWWAWIMLAIYLFIFTALAVYFFSRRDITE, from the coding sequence TTGGCAATCAATAATCTCTCAAGACCTTCTCTGATTAATTCGTATCGGCATGAGTTTTTTAAGGGTTCCAAGCTCAAATACTATCGCTATGTGTTATTGCTGCCCCCACTACTAACCGCTGTAATAATGCTGATACAAACGCTGGTGAAGGTATTTGGCAATCCAAAGTTGAGTCCCAGTAGCCTGACTAACCTTAATGATGTTTACGGGCTTGGCTTGGAAGGGAGCGTGGCTTTTGCCAGTGGCACCCTTACCCCGCTTTACGGGGTCTTCAGCCTGTTGTTAATCATCGGTTGTGCGCTGATGGTTTCGAACGAATATCGTTGGAACACCATGAAAGTTCTGGCAACCCGCCAACCTGATCGTATGCGGTTGGTATTGTCAAAGTGGTTTTTTTGTTTTACTTTTATTCTCTGTGCCACTGTATCTTTTATGCTTTGCTGGCTGCTTTATATTCCCTTTACCCGATACTTTTTTGACCAACCCTTTACTATTACTGCCAGCGATTGGGCAGACTTTGGGGGCGGTCTGAAATATTTCGCCCTGCAAGGTTTACTGGCTTTTATCTATTCTTCGCTGGCAATTGCGTTGACTTTCCAGTTTAAATCGGTGGTAGCGGGTATTATTGTCTATTTCGTGTATAACAGCATTGATGCCTCCTTGAGTTCGCTCAGTACTGTCGCAATTAACGAAAATTTCAATCCTGACGGAATATTTGGGATTTTGGCTGCGATTTTAAAATTCATAAATCCGTTTCTGCTCAATAGCAACTTTAACCGCATTATAATGCAGGAAACAACTTTCTTGGGTTCTACCACAGGTATGCCGATACCAAACGAGCAAATCGTAATCAGCAACCCAGTGTGGTGGGCATGGATTATGCTGGCTATTTATCTTTTTATTTTCACCGCGCTGGCGGTTTACTTTTTTAGCAGACGTGATATCACCGAATAA